Proteins from one Streptomyces sp. 840.1 genomic window:
- a CDS encoding MerR family transcriptional regulator: MATGTEEPTLTVDELAARAGVTVRTVRFYSTRGLLPPPVIGPRRVGHYGHDHLSRLALIEELQHQGMTLAAIERYLEQLPPDLSAQDLAIHRALVASWAPDSAEDVTRAELERRAGRTLTGQDIDRLAAMGVLERADPGEDPYRVDPGLLRLGVELLDVPIAHETILAARTVLLEHTRSAAHELTRLFRDEVWSPYRERESDPEHVKAMKSLSAHMQPMVLQALVTAFQRSLKEELRAAFTDG, encoded by the coding sequence ATGGCGACCGGGACCGAGGAGCCGACGCTCACCGTCGACGAGCTGGCCGCCCGCGCCGGGGTGACGGTGCGCACGGTGCGCTTCTACAGCACCCGGGGGCTGCTGCCGCCGCCGGTGATCGGGCCGCGCCGGGTCGGGCACTACGGGCACGACCACCTCTCCCGCCTCGCGCTGATCGAGGAGCTCCAGCACCAGGGGATGACGCTCGCCGCGATCGAACGGTATCTGGAGCAGCTGCCGCCCGATCTGAGCGCGCAGGACCTGGCGATCCACCGGGCGCTGGTGGCCTCCTGGGCACCGGACTCGGCGGAGGACGTGACCCGGGCGGAGCTGGAGCGGCGGGCCGGGCGGACGCTGACCGGGCAGGATATCGACCGGCTGGCCGCGATGGGCGTGCTGGAGCGGGCCGATCCCGGCGAGGACCCCTACCGGGTGGATCCGGGGCTGCTGCGGCTCGGGGTGGAGCTGCTCGACGTGCCGATCGCGCACGAGACGATCCTGGCCGCCCGTACGGTCCTGCTGGAGCACACCCGTTCGGCCGCTCACGAGCTGACCCGGCTCTTCCGCGACGAGGTGTGGAGCCCCTACCGGGAGCGGGAGTCGGACCCGGAGCACGTCAAGGCGATGAAGTCGCTGTCCGCGCACATGCAGCCGATGGTGCTCCAGGCACTGGTGACCGCCTTCCAGCGGTCGCTGAAGGAGGAGCTGCGGGCCGCGTTCACCGATGGGTGA